The DNA region TGttatatttgatttttttttaattttaaattacttactttatccttaatgaaatgctTTTGTAGCCATATCCATGATAACATTATCATAACAATATTTCAAATTCTCGTACCCAATTATCAAAAATCGTCAAATGGAACTCTTAATAGAAAtaaattatgattattattattaaaaagcTTCTAAATACACATAAAAATAGGGCCTAAATCCTTTTTATAACGGACAAAAAGGTGGTCATGTCAAATTAAACAAAATTCACTAAAATAAAAGTTCCCCGTGTACATACCTCATCGGAATCAATATCCTTTGTATTAAGCTCAATGAATTCTTGCAAATCAATGAATCCATCCCCATCTGCATCCACTTCACGTATCATGCTGACAAGTTCCTCCTCCGTCACGGCGTTCCCGAGGCTCGCCATGATGGACCCCAGTTCCGACGAGCATATTTTCCCGTCCCCGTTCACATCGAATTTCTTGAACACTTGTTCTAGTTCCTCCTCGATCCTTGCACGTGAATCTATCGAGGATACCCTCGATATATTCACGGGCATTGGACTTTCGGGGATGAAAGGGTTTGCCCTTCTTGGGACGCGCTTTTTCTTGATCTTGAATAGAGATTTCAATCCCATATCGCAATTTTTTTGAACAGTTTTTGAATGAAACAAATTAATAAATGAATGAAACAAGAAAGCCTCAATagagaaaagtgttgacttgaaTTTTGTGGGATTTTTTGCAAGAAGATTAGATAGGGAATTGAGAGGAGATAATTAGGGATCTTTAAAGAAGATTTCAAATTTATGTTTGTTTTTTGAGACCTTTTAGGATTAGGAGTTGAGATTTTGGTGAATGTATTTTCGGTATATTAGGAAGGTTTATTACGTGCATGCACGACAAAGACGGTGTTGTCCGTACAATGCGGACAAAATTTTATGAATTTGTTGTGATTTAAAGGCTGAGGACGAGTGGAACATATCTGATTCTTTTTCAACTATTTTAAGGAAATATTTATTTTTGGATTTACTAATTTAATAGCTGATGATTTTATAGTGATTTACTATTTGTGTTATGATTTTATAGTGATTTACTATTTGTGTTAGAATACAATCCTcttagcctgtttggccaagttttcTAGAAcatcaaaagtttttttttttaaaaacaaatttatatatttaatctTTCTCTCGATAAAATAATGCCCTAATATTAATAAAATTGGTTTCAAATTAACTAGTCAAATACAAACTGCAACTCTTCGAAAGTAGATTTTGAAATTCACTTTTGACAAAATACACTTTTTAAGATATGTAACTTTTGAGAGTTTGACCAAATAGGTTAAAAAATTTATCTAGACTTTAATGTGTTGTTTACTATAAAGTAATTTAGATTGAACTTACATAAATTCATTTTTGGTAAAATCAATTTGATAATGTTAGTTGTAAAGAATCATGAATTTTCAACTGATACCTCAAAATACGGGATTAGAGGATATGGAATCTATTtatgtttttttgtttgttttccgATATGAAATCTATTTCCCGTATCCCAATATTGTGACAAATTGCATCATTTGTGACAATTAATTAACCTTCCTATagattcattcactcattcacttCATTaaacatattctttttcttttctttataaaTTTACACTTAAAAATCTTAAAATAACATATAAGAACATTTGCGAGGCTATTTtctttctattcaaattgtaaaggCCGGGTCCAACTGATTCATTTTCACCAACatttttgataaactcttttgagAATTGAAgtagataaaaataaaaaaatctcacCTATATATCCATGATATGAAGACAATCGCGGAACTGAATCGATCAGTCATTTGATAAtttagaattaaaaaaaataaatacatCATTCAATTATTTCCAAATTAGCCTCCAAACTTGTCTTATCCACATATTTCCATTTGGAACATTTAGTGGGAGATTTTATTACTTCTCGAAAAATACGAACAAGAAGATAAGAGACAGTGCCTGTTGCATTCGGTGCACATTAATTAGGGAAGAGATAACCATAAAATCTGCTCAACTAAACCTAAAGTTTGGAAGGATACCTAAAAACATACAAAGTGGATATATAGTTGATTAACATCTTTGTACcttcaaaacaaaaaaatattactccataatttatttttcttgttttacccttagcattaattactcattccaaatcatttttcaaatatattaagactatacaccaattaatatggtaTCATAATAAATTATGCACTTTATTTATCATTTCTTAAAATGTGTGCAAAGTTCATAGTAGACGAGTAAAAGTGAATTGAGGTAGTAGTAATAAACACGATAAAAGGATATCTCCTGGTCGACACTTATATACAACTCTCCAAAGAGCAATTGACAGTTATTTTGCCAACAATTGACATTGTCAAATGTAGCACAAGAATATTGGCAACAAGTAGGGCATAGTTTAAGCAAAACAAAAATCCAAATTGAAATCCTAATTTTTTGGATTATTGGTTTGGATTATGGATTTATTTTAAGAACTTCAAATTTCAAGTTAGGTTGTGGATTAAACAAAAGTACATATACCTAATACTAAGTTCAATACCTTACTAAATTAGTCAATATACACTATTAGGCAATAGTGCAAACTGAGATGCTCCTGATCATATTTTTTATATTGTCATTTGAAGAGCTGTGACACCGAACTCTTAAGGAAGCATATCAATTGATGTTTAAATCAGAAAGAGTTTATCATGATGGAGTAGTGGCTGATTTGAATATGAACTATTAGTTGTATGATCTATCTAGACATGATTTTACTTTGTTTAGATTAGAAATTTTCTGGATAATGATTTCATTGCTTGAATGAACATTTATTTGGCCGATTGTGGTGGGAATGAGAAATTATTATGGCAATTTGGCAGGAATACTTTATTAGGATGTTCATGTTTGTAAGAAAAAGAAACTCAACTTATAGGCTCAGACTcgaaaaattcaaaataatcAAACCGATTAATCTGAAACAGACCTTAAGAAAATGGatccaatccgaacttattttgAATTTTAGCTTTTTGAATCCGAAAACAAAAAATGAATCCGAAAACAAAAAATTCAAACCAATTATTAATATCGATCCGCTCTGAACTGCCCGAACGTCCACCCCTAACAACAAATAATTCCTATAATTTTGTCTCTCTTTATTCACATTTTTTATCAACCTGCCCTAGTTCTATTATCCAACAACCATTGAATAAATTATAAAAATTCTCATAGTCCTCTGTAGCTGGGAAATATGTCTGATTACTGGAAAGCTCCATTTTCGATATTTCCGTCATTACGATAATGTATTTCATTGTATATTATACAccatttttatatacatatatatatatatacgtgataTACATGAGATACACTCATTTAGAGGGAAGACATACACAGATATGGAAAAAAATGGCAGGTCGTTGGAAAGCTCCATTTCCAAACACCTTTTATGTCAATAAAGACAACGTACACCGTATATCAATGTATGTCACACACAGAATTTTATGTCTATACACAAAGACACATGCAGGAGATACACTCGTATAAAAAAACAATTCAaaaattcgcagaattgcccttcttttggggtggtctttaaattttgcccatcatatttgaaatctttaaattttgcccttcggctaaaactcatGGGTTTCAGGTTCAAACCCatacacagtcaaaattttaaaaaaaaaatcgcaaggcagagtttaaatttcgctatgcccccaccggcatacacttgtgaaggaattaccaaagttatgtcggacccgacatacttatgccttacgggcagacttggcataagtatgccgggtccggcataaaagtttgcccattaaaagtatgcccccaccggcataaacttgtgaagtaattactaaagttatgccggagggggcataacttttcctcaaggcatagtttagttatgccttatggggcaaaacttttccttaaggaactatgccttatggggcagacttttaattaaggcataatcaaaagtatgcctcataaggcagaacttttccttaaggcaaacttttgccttatggggcatacttttagttatattttatggggcacacttttagttaagacataactaaaagtatgcccataaggcggaacttttccttaaggcataattaaaagttttccttgaaaagtaaaaaaaaaaaaaaatatatatatatatatatatatatatatatatatatatgtctcaatgcaaagtctgccccctccggcataattttagtttttccttaaggattgtatccggatccggcatacactccccccagtcctgccttgcaaaattatttttttattttatgcctgagcggaggttcgaacccagaacttcaggtattcaagcgaagggcaaaacttaaagaacacaaatatgaggggcaaaatttaaagaccaccccaaaagaagggcaatccgtgcaaaaaaatgaataCCACCCATCAGGAGAGTAGCAAGATTTAAATCAGAGTTAATTATACTGGAACTTTGGGACAGAACTATCGTGATTCTAGTAAAGCACTGGGTAGAAGGCATAATCACATTGAGCCATTCCTTGATGATCCACTGCCAGGACCGGATCCACCCTCACCCCTTTGGCAAAAAATTATACTGTATATATAAAgtaatttttttactttttatgctcatatataaattttgaataCCCTGTCAAGAGGGTTCAAAATTTTCCTTGAGGTTCCAAATCAAATCCCAAACACtacattttttttcaaaaccCCTTAGTGAAAATTATAGATTTAGTTTTTCTGGGATACTTGTCAAACCCTATCCTTAATCTCGCTCTTAAACATCTCACTTAATTAATGTTCCACTAACGGGAAAAATaagatgaatttgaaagaaaaaaagtaCTAGTAAATGTTTCTTGTTTTTCTAATTCAATTTGTCAAAACAACTAATATTTGAAGCTCACCAGAGTTGTATCCTTAACAGTAAAGTCAATTTTTAACTTCTTATAATCTCAGCACCAAAGTTCTTGATACATTAGCCTTAAAAAATTGTGATGTGAAAAGTTGAATACTGGAAAAATTGAAGTTATCTACTCAAGGAGTCAGTCAAATGGCATCTTTTTGAGCCCTCCTGAAGTAGTGTATTTAATTAGCAATTGGCATTTGTTTAACCTTATTGGATCACGACTATCGACGCTAGTCTACTCTATGGCATTGTGTGTTTGGTTACAGAGAAAtaacattttaaaaaatatatatttataatttcttTCACTTATGATTgctcaaaaattttaaaaagataGGGCAAAAATTGGGGGAAGGACAAAGGAAAGAGGCGATGCCTACATTAAATAAATTAATTCATCATGGTATAGAAGAAAAACGACTCATAGATCATACTCGAGCTTAGGATCAATGTCCCCAGAAGCAAGGAGTGCGCCCGCGTGTTTCAACGAGAacatcaaaaaatattttttaatttttttttgatgttTGGTTGATCAAAGTTTTTAAAATATGTTGTTTTAGGAAAATAAGTTTTATAAGTAGCATTCTACACATATAGTCTCCTCCCCATCTTCACTCCCACCCCCATAGCCCCCAGGCCACCCACACATCCCAGGCCCCCACCCTCATAAACCCCACACTCAGTCCAACTCCATAGTGTTCGTCTAATTATACATAAATACTTTTGAGATAATATATTTTGTTTGCTTATCAAACGTTAGAAAATGAGTAAGAAAATCACATTTTTCGTGAAAAACATTTTCATCTGTACCAAACACATCCTATTACTTCATTCAGCTCATGTTGAATAGAAGGGCAAAGGAATTTGATAGCTTAGTGCTGAACAGTTTGTGTGTCATAGTCATAGATAGACCAAGAAAGCAGAAACTGGGATTCAAAGATGTCTTTTTTCTCTTATGATGCTGATCCCTTGAGGTGTCTTCAGTGGCTAGAACAGAACAATGGATCTCTTACTCAACTTGGACGTCaacttaagatagagctaaaATGGCTTAAAATATTTCTTCATTGGTCAACAAAATGCAACTCCTCCTTTGAGGATTTGAAAGATCTCTTCAAAGATGTGGAAGCTGAAGTTCACTATGCAAGAAATGAACTTCACTCTCTATGTTATCGTGTTTCTCCTCCGATTAACGAGAGTTTGGGATCTGTTATTTTCGATATAATATCAAGAATTGAACCTTTTAAACTGCAAGTCAAAGAAGCTTTTATGTCTGTTTCACAATGCTTACTACAACCTGAAGATGATCTTTCCCTGGAGTTCATTGATTCTGTTGTGGAATTTCTTGAGGATTTGTTGTGTTATTATGATGACAAACTTATTGTTCCAGAGGTGAAGGAACAGATGGAATCTCTTCAATACAAGCTAAGATTTTCGAGAGATTTTCTGCGATTGACCCAAAAAGAGTGCACTGATTTAGAGAAATGGAAATCTCTCCTGATGCATAGTGAAAACTTAGCTGCAAAAACTGCAGGTGTTTCTTTACTAGATGAAGATTTGGATAAAGAAAGATCACTAAGCATGAAGCTTGAGGTTTATGATCTTTCTCGAGATGTTATCCCTATTAAGCAAGAACTTGCAGGAGTTTATACTGTTCTCTTGAAAGGACTTATGACTCAGAAACCACGGACTTGCTCTATGGATGAATTTGTGGTGGGATTTGTTGACTTCCTCTTGAAGAATATAGTTGAAGTACAAAAAGAGTGTGAGGTAGGTGGACTCGAAACACTTCATGAAGAGTTAAGACTCCTGGTTTATTTCCTATCAGATCCACCAAAGGAGTATGTGGAAGAAGAGAAGGTGAATGAGTACTTGATTCAAATCGAAGCTGCAATCCACGAGGTAGCATCTGCTAGTTACACTTTTGATATCAAAGAAACAAACGATGATTTGCTGAGGAAAATTGAGTTTATCACAAGAGAAGTTAAAGAGTTTTATCAAAGGGTTCCAAGGTCCTCAAGGTATGCATCTCCTAGGACTAATGGATTAGGCTTCATTGATCTTCTTTTAGGAAATTTGAATGAGCTGCTTACTGTAAAGGCTGACTTGATTGCACCTGTGAAGCACCAAATTGAAGCAATCAGCAGAGATCTAGAGATCATGAGatcttttcttgttgatttttcaAATGACGAATATGAGCAAGAAAAGTTGAAGGATCTTACTGATCGTGTTATCGATGTGGCCTACAAATCAGAGTATGTAATTGACTCATTCATGGTAAAGAGTGGACCTCTCTGGAGATACATGTTATCAGATTTAGAAAAAGATATTAAGCTTGTTAAGCTTGAGATTGCCAATACTTGTGCCACGGAACGGTTCAAGGAATCAACACCTGTTGTCATAGCCAGTTCAACTCAAGATATTGTAGCAATGGAGGAAGTTGTTGGCTTTAAGGATGAGGCTTGGGAGATAATAGGGCGGCTTACAAGGGGACCTGTGCAGCTAGACACTGTCTCAATAGTCGGTATGCCAGGTCTTGGTAAGACTACTTTAGCCAAAATGATCTATAATGACAACTATGTTGCCAACTACTTCTATATTCGTGCATGGTGTTGCATCTCGCAAACATATAACCGGAGACAGTTGTTGCTTGTTATATTAAGTCAAGTTACTAAGATTTCCAATCGTGTAACGGACACTATGAGCGATGGAGATTTAGCTGACAAGCTGCGTAAGTGTTTGATCAGAAAGAGATACCTCATTGTCATAGATGATATATGGACAATCGAGGCGTGGGATGACTTGAGTGGATGTTTTccagatgatgactatggaagtAGAATTCTCTTCACAAGCAGACTCCAACACGTGGCTTCACAAGTTAATTGCGATGGCGTTCATCTCCTTCGATTCCTCTCAAAAGAAGAATGTTGGGAATTGCTCCAGTTGAAAATATTCCCAAAAGAAAGTTGTCCTTTGGAAGAACTAATTGAAATTGGATTCATAATTGCAGAAAAGTGTCAAGGCCTTCCTCTTTTTGTTGTTCTAGTTGCTGGACTTCTATCAAAGATAGAAAGATCTAGAGATTGTTGGGAAAAGTTTGAGGTAAATTTGAGTTCAAAACAGTTGATGGACATAGTAGATATGAGCTATCAGAATTTACCACATCATTTGAAACCTTGTTTCCTCTACTTGGGAGTGTTTCTGGAGGACAAGAAAATTCCTGCTTCGCAATTGAAATGGCTGTGGATTGCAGAAGGGCTTGTCCAAAAATCGCTAACGGAGAGCTTAGAAGATGTTGCTGAGCATTACTTAATGGAGCTTGTTAGTAGAAGTCTAGTGTTAGTTTCTGAAAGACGACTTACCAGAGGTATCAAAGCATGTCGTGTCCATGATCTCCTACGCGACTTCTGCTTGGAAAAATCCAAAGAAGAGAACTTTCTTGAGTGGATATATGAGTCGCATGGATCCCATGATATTCAGATTTATGGTCAAGATTGGGGTGCTGATCCTCATCATCCTTTTTCCTCAGACCTCAAATCATATCATCAGAGGCGGCTTTGTGTTTACACCAAACGAAACAAGTTCATCCTCTCAAGGCCTTCCGGTCCTAGTGTTCGCTCTCTACTGTTTTATGCTACCTTTGATGATTATCCACAATGTGCATATGATGTCTCATTCATTTTTCATAATTTCAGATTACTTAAGGTGTTGGATTTGAGGAGCATCAACTTAGGTTCTTCTTTCCAACGCGTTCTGTTTTCGCTTGTTCAACTAAAATACTTGGCAGTACAAGGTGCTTTTGATCTTATTCCTACACCAGAAGGTCAATTTTGCAACCTTGAAACTTTTCTTGTAAAAGGTTTAAGGGGAGAGATTCGGATACCAGTGACTCTATGGAATATGACAAGTCTGAGACATTTGCATATCGATGATCGGGCTTCTTTCTATTGGCCTAATGGTGATGGGGAATTTTTTGAAGAATTCACTCATATGGACAATTTACTAAGCTTTTCTACTCCTGTTCTTGACAATGCACCATCCATGGAAAATCTACTGAGGAGATCAGCCAATTTGCGAAAACTTAGTTGCATATTTAGAGAGCCTTGGCTATTTCCTTCACTAGACTTCCTCAATCAACTTGAATCACTCAAGGTGTTTTATTATGGGGGTATGTTCCAAAGCTCAAGTTCATTCAACTTCCCTAAGAACCTCAAGAAGCTAACACTGTCAAAATTTCGAAGACCATGGAATGAGATTTCGACTATTGGGAGCCTACCAAACCTCGAGGTACTGAACCTACTATTTAGAGCGTATGAAGGCGAAGAATGGGAGGTAAGAGATGATGAATTCGAGAAACTCAAGTTCTTAAAAATGGACAGCCTTAACATTGCACGGTGGTCAACCTCAGACGATCCCTTTCCTCATCTCGAGAGGCTACTGTTGCAAAGCTGCAAGAACCTTGAGGAAATTCCTTCATGTTTTGGAGATATTCCTACATTGCAGATGATCGAGGTGAAGTTGTGCAGCAAAGCAGCCACAAGTTCAGCTTGGCAAATTCAGGAAGAACAAAGTGATATGGGAAATGAACTGCTCAATGTCCTAATCACTCATCCAGAGTGGAGTTCTGGTGCTTTTTCTGAAGAGACATATAGAGAAGATTAGTGCACAGCTGGTTGTCCACTAATCAAGGAGCTAGATTATAAACTTATGTATTGTTTGGATGTTTCGTCTGTTATTGCTACAGTTTTTTTAGAATATTTTGTTGTTTAGGTGTAGGAGAAATTTAATATATGATATACTAGAATATTCAGTTTATTAGTTGTACTAAGAGTCTAATACTTCTGTTGTATGAGTCTACTATGTTTGTATGACTATTTAAAAGCCTATGATTAATGAAATTTAAGAGACAAACTTTGATCTATATTTTCAACCTTGCTGCTTGCATCTCTCTTCGAAAAATCCTAGCGTGTATCTCTCCTGTTATAGCTTTGTCTATTTATTTGAACTCTATGGTTGTTTTTGGAATTGAAAACAAATTCAACTTTTTGGTAGGTTGTTGGTTTTGGTTTAGTTTTTTGGAAAAATTATCTCTACATTTGGATTTGGTTTGGATATAAAACTAAACATGCATGCATGGTGGTGAGTGCTACCTTTCGGATTTTTCCACAACATGGACAAAATTTTAGTTTCTATAGAATCCTTCTTTATATTCTTAgtttgaaaataataaaatcaAACCTTTGTATTCTTCAAGATGGAATATCTTCATATGGCCGTATCGGACCCAGGATTTTAAAGTAAAGGGTGCTCCGCTGTATTTATGGCAAATAGGCGTACGTAACATATAATGAATGACACATATACTGCGCACACGCACATAGAGAAGCAGATAGTAGTGTAAATTGGTGCAAATAAAAATGATTTCTCAATCTTCTTTACCCCCAGAATCTATAATTCTTGATGGAGAAAAGGAAAGTCCATAATTCTTGAAATTTTGGAATTTAGAATTTTGTCAATGTTTCCTCAGGAATGGATCCAAGAAAGAGACAGGCAATGTTATGACAATATAAGAGCAGAAGCTTTGGTTAATAGTTTTAACTTTTCAATAGTCTTTTCACTATAGAAAAAGGTGTTCCTTTGGTGTATGCAACAATTCTCCCTTCTTTGGTAATTAGTTTTACTTGTTAATATGCATTTTAATTAGACTAATCATGTGGATTGTAAAACTATTCCTCAGTTAGTTTCAACGCCATTTCTA from Lycium barbarum isolate Lr01 chromosome 10, ASM1917538v2, whole genome shotgun sequence includes:
- the LOC132614077 gene encoding probable calcium-binding protein CML25; this translates as MGLKSLFKIKKKRVPRRANPFIPESPMPVNISRVSSIDSRARIEEELEQVFKKFDVNGDGKICSSELGSIMASLGNAVTEEELVSMIREVDADGDGFIDLQEFIELNTKDIDSDEVLENLKDAFSVFDMDKNGSISAEELQTVLQSLGEDCSLAECRKMISGVDCDGDGMISFEEFKIMMIKGSRFDVTDGRIV
- the LOC132614978 gene encoding putative late blight resistance protein homolog R1B-17 encodes the protein MSFFSYDADPLRCLQWLEQNNGSLTQLGRQLKIELKWLKIFLHWSTKCNSSFEDLKDLFKDVEAEVHYARNELHSLCYRVSPPINESLGSVIFDIISRIEPFKLQVKEAFMSVSQCLLQPEDDLSLEFIDSVVEFLEDLLCYYDDKLIVPEVKEQMESLQYKLRFSRDFLRLTQKECTDLEKWKSLLMHSENLAAKTAGVSLLDEDLDKERSLSMKLEVYDLSRDVIPIKQELAGVYTVLLKGLMTQKPRTCSMDEFVVGFVDFLLKNIVEVQKECEVGGLETLHEELRLLVYFLSDPPKEYVEEEKVNEYLIQIEAAIHEVASASYTFDIKETNDDLLRKIEFITREVKEFYQRVPRSSRYASPRTNGLGFIDLLLGNLNELLTVKADLIAPVKHQIEAISRDLEIMRSFLVDFSNDEYEQEKLKDLTDRVIDVAYKSEYVIDSFMVKSGPLWRYMLSDLEKDIKLVKLEIANTCATERFKESTPVVIASSTQDIVAMEEVVGFKDEAWEIIGRLTRGPVQLDTVSIVGMPGLGKTTLAKMIYNDNYVANYFYIRAWCCISQTYNRRQLLLVILSQVTKISNRVTDTMSDGDLADKLRKCLIRKRYLIVIDDIWTIEAWDDLSGCFPDDDYGSRILFTSRLQHVASQVNCDGVHLLRFLSKEECWELLQLKIFPKESCPLEELIEIGFIIAEKCQGLPLFVVLVAGLLSKIERSRDCWEKFEVNLSSKQLMDIVDMSYQNLPHHLKPCFLYLGVFLEDKKIPASQLKWLWIAEGLVQKSLTESLEDVAEHYLMELVSRSLVLVSERRLTRGIKACRVHDLLRDFCLEKSKEENFLEWIYESHGSHDIQIYGQDWGADPHHPFSSDLKSYHQRRLCVYTKRNKFILSRPSDYLRCWI